Proteins from one Erysipelothrix larvae genomic window:
- a CDS encoding sugar ABC transporter ATP-binding protein, translating to MIDIQLEMMNISKSFPGVKALDNVSLKVRKGTVHALMGENGAGKSTLMKCLFGIYSMDAGEIKFNGEPVSFKDSNDALEHGIAMIHQELQPITEMTIAENIYLGNYPLKNVGPLKMVDHAKMNKDAEEVLKSIELPLPPTTKLKELSVSQMQSVEIAKAISHQAKVIIMDEPTSSLTQSEVEVLFTIINKLRNDGVSIIYISHKMDEILRISDDISIMRDGKYVGTWPANEMTIDAIIAQMVGRELTDLFPSRDVVPSEEVKLEVQNITSVNPRSFKNISFNLRKGEILGIGGLVGAQRTEMVEALFGIRTVADGLIVKDGKILKISRPQDAIKNKIALLTEDRRATGILGVLSITDNVAIASIDQYVEGFKINQKKVDKIVNESIEKLSIKTPSNSTKIMSLSGGNQQKVLISRWLANDPDVLILDEPTRGIDVGAKYEIYTIMNDLVAQGKSIIMISSEMSELLGMSDRIMIMCEGRQSGILDKEEATQEKIMTLATKFM from the coding sequence ATGATTGATATTCAATTAGAAATGATGAACATATCAAAAAGTTTCCCAGGGGTAAAAGCATTAGACAACGTTTCACTCAAAGTTCGTAAAGGAACCGTTCATGCATTAATGGGTGAAAATGGTGCCGGTAAGTCAACATTGATGAAATGCTTATTTGGTATTTATTCAATGGATGCTGGTGAAATAAAGTTTAATGGTGAACCCGTGAGTTTTAAAGATTCAAATGATGCTTTAGAACATGGGATAGCAATGATACATCAAGAATTACAACCGATTACTGAAATGACGATTGCTGAAAATATTTATTTGGGAAATTATCCTTTAAAGAATGTTGGACCGCTAAAGATGGTCGATCATGCAAAAATGAATAAAGATGCGGAAGAAGTCCTTAAAAGCATTGAATTACCACTACCACCAACTACCAAACTTAAGGAACTCTCTGTATCACAAATGCAATCGGTTGAGATTGCCAAAGCAATTTCACATCAAGCCAAAGTTATTATTATGGATGAACCAACTTCATCACTGACGCAATCAGAAGTTGAAGTTCTCTTCACGATTATTAATAAACTGCGTAATGACGGTGTGTCAATCATCTATATTTCTCACAAGATGGATGAAATTTTGAGAATTTCTGATGATATTTCCATCATGCGTGATGGTAAATATGTTGGAACATGGCCTGCAAATGAAATGACAATTGATGCAATTATTGCTCAAATGGTTGGCCGTGAATTAACGGACTTGTTCCCAAGTCGTGATGTCGTACCAAGCGAAGAAGTGAAACTTGAAGTTCAAAATATCACTTCTGTAAACCCCCGTTCCTTTAAGAACATTTCCTTTAATTTAAGAAAAGGAGAAATCTTAGGAATTGGTGGACTGGTAGGGGCACAACGGACTGAAATGGTGGAAGCCTTGTTTGGAATCCGTACAGTAGCCGATGGGTTAATTGTTAAAGATGGTAAAATTCTTAAAATTTCAAGACCACAAGATGCAATTAAAAACAAAATTGCACTCCTTACAGAAGATCGTAGAGCAACCGGAATCTTAGGCGTATTATCAATTACTGATAATGTTGCCATTGCTTCAATTGATCAATATGTCGAAGGATTTAAAATTAATCAAAAGAAAGTCGATAAGATTGTGAATGAAAGCATCGAAAAGCTGAGTATCAAAACACCAAGCAATAGCACAAAGATTATGTCATTGTCAGGGGGAAACCAGCAAAAAGTGTTAATCTCACGATGGCTTGCCAATGATCCAGATGTTCTCATCTTGGATGAGCCAACACGGGGGATTGATGTTGGTGCTAAATATGAAATCTATACGATTATGAACGACCTTGTGGCACAAGGTAAATCAATTATCATGATCAGTTCTGAAATGTCTGAATTATTGGGAATGTCAGATCGTATTATGATTATGTGTGAAGGACGTCAAAGTGGCATTCTTGATAAAGAAGAAGCAACGCAAGAAAAAATCATGACGCTCGCAACTAAATTCATGTAA
- a CDS encoding galactose ABC transporter substrate-binding protein translates to MRKISKILFVFVALAMLTACGASGSESKTVKIGVAIYKYDDNFMTVYREQLAKIFEAKNTDSVTYELTFQDGKGDQAEQTNQIDAFISQGMDLIIANLVDPASAATVIDKAKAAEIPVVFINREPAEDDLLIWEGRTAYVGADARQSGTFQGQIILDLETKGDINGDGVVSYVMIVGDPANIDAQYRTEYSIKALTDAGVTVDKLLEQRGDWEQPKGQEIAAGALAQFGDKVEVIFANNDAMALGALQAIESAGRTVGEDIYLVGVDALDEVVTLVNEGRITGTVLNDAEGQATKAVDVALRLLDGESVDTHYWVDYVKVVKEQ, encoded by the coding sequence ATGAGAAAGATTTCTAAGATTCTATTTGTTTTTGTTGCTTTAGCAATGCTAACAGCATGTGGCGCTTCAGGAAGCGAATCAAAAACAGTTAAGATTGGGGTTGCAATCTATAAGTATGATGATAACTTCATGACTGTTTATCGTGAACAACTCGCTAAGATCTTCGAAGCAAAAAATACCGATTCAGTAACTTATGAATTAACATTCCAAGATGGTAAAGGGGATCAAGCTGAACAAACTAACCAAATTGATGCATTCATCTCACAAGGTATGGATTTAATCATTGCAAACTTAGTTGACCCAGCATCTGCTGCAACCGTTATTGATAAAGCAAAAGCTGCAGAGATTCCAGTTGTATTTATCAACCGTGAACCAGCTGAAGATGACCTCCTAATTTGGGAAGGCAGAACTGCTTATGTTGGAGCTGACGCACGTCAATCTGGAACATTCCAAGGACAAATCATCTTAGACCTTGAAACAAAAGGCGATATTAATGGTGATGGCGTTGTTTCTTATGTAATGATCGTGGGAGACCCTGCAAACATTGATGCACAATATCGTACAGAATATTCAATCAAAGCATTAACAGACGCTGGTGTTACAGTCGACAAACTACTTGAACAACGTGGTGACTGGGAACAACCTAAAGGGCAAGAAATTGCTGCTGGTGCTTTAGCACAATTTGGTGACAAAGTAGAAGTTATCTTCGCAAATAATGATGCGATGGCACTTGGAGCATTACAAGCAATCGAATCCGCTGGTCGCACAGTTGGTGAAGACATTTACCTAGTAGGTGTTGATGCGCTTGACGAAGTTGTTACTTTAGTTAATGAAGGCCGTATTACTGGTACAGTATTAAATGACGCTGAAGGGCAAGCAACAAAAGCTGTAGATGTAGCATTACGATTACTCGATGGCGAATCTGTAGATACTCACTACTGGGTAGACTATGTGAAAGTTGTTAAAGAACAATAA
- a CDS encoding LacI family DNA-binding transcriptional regulator — translation MVKIKDIAKRANVSSATVSRILRNDPLLSVRDETREDVKRIADEMGYIKRNKKPDQLCEIGVMQWISRFEEEVDPYYYELRKAIESVLTRKGYKVHLYYKEDMHSVLENYNLGGLACVGKFSIKQAEILKEHVKSIVFVDSNPDGDRFCSVVFDFEKATEKALDYLRSLGHAHIGFIGGREYIGPDKEEYVDKREKTFIEYMSREPGVNMNPDDIYIKDFTAKTGYHSMLEALQKESVPTAFFCESDTIAMGALRAIGEQNKNISIVGFNDIKTAQYFNPPLTTIRLDMRAMSEAAVISLMHSMNNPETINYKISLSTKLIERDSAFKI, via the coding sequence ATGGTCAAAATTAAAGATATTGCAAAGCGTGCCAATGTAAGCAGTGCAACCGTTTCTCGAATTTTGCGCAATGATCCTCTTTTAAGTGTACGTGATGAAACTCGCGAAGATGTGAAAAGAATCGCTGATGAGATGGGATACATCAAACGAAACAAGAAACCTGATCAATTATGCGAGATTGGTGTTATGCAATGGATTTCCCGATTTGAAGAAGAAGTAGACCCTTACTATTATGAATTGCGTAAGGCAATTGAATCGGTGTTAACGCGCAAGGGGTATAAAGTTCATTTATACTATAAAGAGGATATGCATTCTGTATTAGAAAATTATAATTTGGGAGGCCTTGCATGTGTGGGTAAGTTCTCAATTAAGCAAGCAGAGATATTAAAGGAACATGTGAAAAGTATTGTGTTTGTTGATTCAAATCCTGATGGCGATCGATTCTGTAGTGTTGTGTTCGATTTTGAGAAAGCAACTGAAAAAGCGCTTGATTATTTACGGTCTTTAGGCCATGCACATATTGGATTTATTGGGGGACGTGAATACATCGGTCCTGATAAGGAAGAATATGTGGATAAGCGTGAAAAAACATTTATTGAATATATGAGTCGTGAACCAGGGGTTAACATGAACCCAGATGATATCTATATCAAAGACTTCACTGCGAAAACAGGGTATCATTCAATGCTTGAAGCACTCCAAAAGGAATCAGTGCCCACTGCTTTTTTCTGCGAAAGTGATACCATTGCGATGGGAGCACTCAGAGCAATCGGAGAACAAAACAAAAACATCTCGATTGTTGGGTTTAATGATATCAAAACAGCCCAATACTTCAACCCACCACTTACAACGATCCGACTTGATATGCGTGCGATGAGTGAAGCTGCAGTAATTTCATTGATGCATTCGATGAATAATCCTGAAACGATCAATTACAAAATAAGTCTTTCAACAAAATTAATTGAAAGAGACAGTGCATTTAAAATATAA
- a CDS encoding carbohydrate deacetylase, with translation MKKVIINSDDFGYSRGINWGIMDAHTQGILTSATLMTNMPGFTHAVELAKQAPELGVGIHMVLTCGRPLLNTHKTLVDEHGNFKKQAWFKTEPFDEEEVYQEWDAQIQKAIDAGITPTHLDSHHHAHTFQNNPEIIERLGRKYNLPIRINYQASPDMRGVEHFIWDFDECGARPESEDKAYLDALLQGILDHETTEIMCHPGYLDCTIYHGSSWLENRIHILEFIIHSDFSKTLKNHPDIELVTYKEL, from the coding sequence ATGAAAAAAGTAATTATTAATTCAGATGATTTTGGATATTCCCGTGGTATTAATTGGGGGATCATGGATGCACATACACAAGGCATCCTTACATCCGCAACATTAATGACCAATATGCCAGGGTTTACCCATGCGGTTGAACTCGCAAAGCAAGCGCCAGAGCTTGGAGTGGGCATTCACATGGTCTTAACCTGTGGAAGACCCTTGCTTAACACTCATAAAACATTGGTTGATGAACACGGTAACTTTAAAAAGCAAGCATGGTTTAAAACAGAACCCTTTGATGAAGAGGAAGTCTATCAAGAATGGGATGCACAGATTCAAAAAGCAATTGATGCAGGCATTACCCCAACTCACCTTGATTCACACCATCACGCACATACGTTTCAAAACAATCCAGAGATTATCGAACGTCTTGGACGTAAGTACAACCTTCCAATTCGGATAAATTATCAGGCATCCCCAGATATGCGTGGGGTTGAACATTTTATTTGGGACTTTGATGAATGCGGTGCGCGTCCTGAATCCGAAGATAAAGCATATCTTGATGCATTGCTACAAGGAATTTTAGACCATGAGACAACTGAAATCATGTGTCATCCAGGATATCTTGATTGTACGATTTATCATGGGTCATCATGGCTTGAAAATCGAATCCATATCCTTGAGTTCATCATTCATTCAGACTTCTCAAAAACACTTAAAAACCATCCAGACATTGAACTGGTAACCTATAAAGAACTTTAG
- a CDS encoding galactokinase: protein MGYEGLKQVFQEIYKSPGERVFFAPGRINLIGEHIDYNGGNVFPCAIDLGTYAVVKKREDRIVRFYSTNMPEKGVIEISLDDLSYNKEHGWTNYPKGVLYMLAQSNKEVPFGFDIAYEGNIPNGSGLSSSASISVLTCWVVNELYNLGVQPIECAQIVQKTENEYLGVSTGIMDQFAITMGKEKYAMLLDTSDLSYQYVPFDFEDATLLIMNTCKRRELIESAYNTRRDECEQALKIVREVYAVDALCSLSLVQLEAIQNRFEDETIYKRARHAVSENERTHKAVDVLTLHDANAFGELMNQSHTSLRDDYEVTGIELDTLVQTAQSIEGTYGARVTGAGFGGCSIALVKHDAVSEVIQKVRSVYVDTIGYEPAFYTVTPSRGVHEIIE from the coding sequence ATGGGATATGAGGGATTAAAACAAGTTTTTCAAGAGATCTATAAATCCCCAGGTGAACGTGTATTCTTTGCGCCTGGACGTATAAACTTAATTGGCGAACATATTGACTATAATGGTGGCAATGTCTTCCCATGTGCAATTGATTTAGGAACATATGCTGTTGTTAAAAAGCGTGAAGACAGAATCGTTCGATTCTATTCAACAAACATGCCTGAGAAAGGGGTCATCGAAATTTCATTGGATGATCTTTCATATAATAAAGAACACGGTTGGACAAATTATCCAAAAGGTGTCTTATATATGCTCGCTCAATCAAACAAAGAAGTACCGTTTGGATTTGACATTGCTTATGAGGGAAACATTCCAAATGGTTCTGGCTTATCCAGCAGTGCATCTATATCAGTGTTAACATGTTGGGTAGTCAATGAACTGTATAATCTTGGTGTACAACCGATTGAATGTGCTCAAATTGTTCAGAAAACTGAAAATGAGTATTTAGGTGTAAGTACAGGGATTATGGATCAATTCGCAATCACGATGGGCAAAGAAAAATATGCTATGCTCTTAGATACTTCAGACTTATCATATCAATATGTGCCGTTTGACTTTGAAGATGCAACTTTGCTTATTATGAATACGTGTAAACGACGCGAATTGATTGAATCAGCGTATAACACACGTCGTGATGAATGTGAACAAGCGCTCAAGATTGTACGTGAAGTCTATGCCGTGGATGCATTGTGTTCGCTTTCATTGGTTCAGCTTGAAGCAATTCAAAATCGATTCGAAGATGAAACGATCTATAAACGAGCACGACATGCAGTATCCGAAAATGAACGTACCCATAAAGCAGTGGATGTTCTCACACTGCACGATGCCAACGCGTTTGGTGAGCTGATGAATCAAAGTCATACCTCACTAAGAGATGACTATGAGGTAACGGGCATTGAGTTGGACACCTTAGTTCAAACTGCACAAAGCATTGAAGGCACTTATGGTGCACGTGTAACGGGTGCAGGCTTTGGGGGATGTTCAATTGCACTTGTGAAGCATGATGCTGTTTCTGAAGTGATTCAAAAGGTACGCAGCGTGTATGTGGATACAATTGGCTATGAACCCGCATTTTATACTGTAACACCATCACGCGGTGTTCACGAAATTATTGAGTAA
- a CDS encoding aminoglycoside phosphotransferase family protein, whose amino-acid sequence MFSFQIIQDIPVCKDAAYLELIEGGFSHDVNVLVYTKHHEYFLVRVGDASNLKVYTQEYEFLKRCETLNDAFPKPIDFGVLEQHHRVYRVYTWMEGVGLVNVLPTLDNHAQYACGVEAGQLLKAMHSINCDDTNEDWETLYNHKIDQKIQAYHLCGLRYPDDASCLKTIEAYRPYLNKRPSVYQHGDYHGSNMIYNPHNRVSIIDFNRVGVGDPWEEFNRIIWSVKVSEPFACGQIHGYFNQEPPHEFFKLLKLYSYVNAIASLPWAIPLGQEQIDIMHDNYQIMRDWYRDDSEIPTWYQTHGSIKKKDD is encoded by the coding sequence ATGTTCTCGTTTCAAATTATCCAAGACATTCCAGTGTGTAAAGACGCTGCGTATCTTGAACTGATTGAGGGTGGCTTTTCACACGATGTCAACGTTTTGGTTTACACCAAACATCATGAATATTTTTTGGTCCGCGTTGGTGATGCTTCCAATCTCAAGGTCTATACTCAAGAATATGAATTTTTAAAGCGCTGTGAAACACTGAACGATGCGTTTCCCAAACCTATAGATTTTGGCGTGCTTGAACAGCATCATCGTGTATACCGTGTTTATACGTGGATGGAAGGTGTTGGCTTAGTGAATGTGCTACCAACTCTGGATAACCATGCACAATATGCGTGTGGTGTAGAAGCTGGACAGTTGCTCAAAGCGATGCATTCAATTAATTGCGATGACACCAATGAGGATTGGGAAACACTGTATAATCACAAAATTGATCAAAAGATACAGGCGTATCATCTGTGTGGCTTGAGATATCCAGATGATGCATCATGTCTTAAAACCATCGAAGCGTACCGCCCTTATCTAAACAAACGGCCAAGTGTTTATCAACACGGTGATTATCATGGTTCAAACATGATCTATAACCCCCACAACAGGGTATCCATTATTGACTTCAACCGGGTGGGAGTAGGTGATCCATGGGAGGAATTCAACCGAATTATTTGGAGTGTTAAGGTCAGTGAACCCTTTGCATGTGGACAAATTCATGGGTATTTCAACCAAGAACCACCCCATGAATTCTTCAAACTTCTCAAGCTCTATTCCTATGTCAATGCGATTGCTTCACTGCCTTGGGCCATTCCATTGGGTCAAGAACAAATTGATATCATGCACGATAATTATCAAATCATGCGCGACTGGTATCGTGATGATTCAGAAATCCCGACGTGGTATCAAACCCATGGATCGATAAAAAAGAAGGATGATTAA
- a CDS encoding sensor domain-containing diguanylate cyclase, producing MINVQVYVVLVTLLLLLLTYQRNLHLTLNTQIDRIILGSITICILFAIFNTSVNLFFSAYALLTSLYITIPLSNVVLNHDHRIRQNYIYLWFYIFSLYILIPLIELTHLIYLNLAILIVFFVFGAMMIYRKFNHHTSIYSILFIVHSVSTLLFNIKVLLWVMFCEMLLAYVFHFSSLFRKEGKLISYLEKYKISMNDLVSGLTDNSIYSLIVMDKDLTMVYANQLVMTMTGYHRDEIIGSSYKMFRSEDTPGKIYDSLDEALNKGVEWKGIVENQKKDGSKYWEELFIAPIRKGNKTVGFISLKHDESYDFTQRVQLEFEANYDELTGVMRRRKFIETILDDEESANKDMSQYLIMIDLDRFKEINDQYGHDVGDKVLVIIAHFIRETFGHFGIVSRYGGDEFLIYVKGLSEMEIQEKLQMLKTEISNYTFEGILPAFNGEVTLSSGYAEMMYGYEETFKQADLRMYQNKNQAM from the coding sequence ATGATTAACGTGCAGGTTTATGTTGTACTTGTTACCTTATTATTGTTGTTACTGACTTACCAAAGAAATTTACATTTAACACTCAATACGCAAATTGACCGAATCATCTTAGGTTCAATCACGATATGCATCCTTTTTGCAATCTTTAATACCTCGGTTAATTTGTTTTTTTCAGCATATGCATTACTCACCAGTCTCTATATTACAATTCCTTTGTCCAATGTGGTGTTGAATCATGACCATCGAATTCGTCAGAACTATATATATTTGTGGTTCTACATTTTTAGTTTGTACATTCTCATCCCACTTATTGAATTAACACATCTGATCTACTTGAATCTCGCCATTCTTATCGTGTTCTTTGTTTTTGGGGCAATGATGATTTATCGAAAATTCAACCACCACACATCAATCTATTCCATTCTTTTTATAGTACACAGTGTATCCACGCTTCTATTTAACATCAAAGTCCTCTTGTGGGTTATGTTTTGTGAGATGCTTCTTGCGTATGTATTTCATTTCAGTTCATTATTTCGAAAAGAAGGAAAACTCATTTCTTATTTGGAGAAGTACAAAATCAGCATGAATGATCTTGTGTCAGGATTAACCGATAATTCAATTTATTCTTTAATTGTAATGGATAAAGATCTGACAATGGTATATGCGAATCAACTTGTGATGACGATGACAGGATATCATCGCGATGAAATCATTGGCAGTTCTTATAAAATGTTTCGAAGCGAAGATACACCTGGGAAAATCTATGATTCACTGGATGAAGCTTTAAATAAAGGGGTTGAGTGGAAGGGGATTGTAGAAAATCAAAAGAAAGATGGTTCAAAGTATTGGGAAGAATTGTTCATCGCTCCGATTCGTAAAGGAAATAAAACCGTTGGATTTATCTCACTCAAACACGATGAGAGTTATGATTTTACACAACGCGTTCAACTTGAATTCGAAGCGAATTATGATGAATTAACAGGCGTCATGCGCCGTCGAAAATTTATTGAAACAATTTTGGATGATGAAGAATCAGCCAACAAAGATATGAGTCAATATTTAATCATGATTGACCTTGACCGATTCAAAGAAATTAATGATCAATACGGTCATGATGTGGGTGATAAAGTCTTGGTCATCATTGCGCATTTTATCCGTGAAACCTTTGGGCACTTTGGAATTGTTTCGCGATATGGTGGCGACGAGTTTCTCATTTATGTCAAGGGGTTGTCAGAGATGGAAATTCAAGAAAAACTGCAGATGTTGAAGACTGAAATTTCAAATTACACATTTGAAGGGATTTTACCGGCTTTTAATGGTGAAGTCACCTTAAGTTCTGGATATGCTGAAATGATGTATGGGTATGAAGAAACGTTCAAACAAGCAGATCTACGCATGTATCAAAATAAGAATCAAGCGATGTAA
- a CDS encoding ABC transporter permease subunit: MNNLKQMDLKSFLSKNAITIILFVMVAFVAINEPNFLSIANIRSVSTNVAVRFIVALGISGCLIVKGTDLSAGRIIGLGAVVAASLLQRYDYADKFFPWAGDYNIFAILLLIVVITTLLGMINGIVIAYFSVPPFIATLGMQVIVYGINLIYSKGQPIGALKPEFSRVATGNLFGIPYLVIIATVIGLIVSFAYRKTRYGKYMYAIGGNENAAEVSGVNVKRSKIKIYALAGLFYGIAGFLLSAKSGGGSISYGTGYELEAIAAATIGGVSTTGGVGSVSGVLTGVLVFELMKTALQFMGIDTAMQSVIQGVIIIVAVAVDIRKYIAKK; the protein is encoded by the coding sequence ATGAATAATTTGAAACAAATGGATTTGAAATCATTCTTATCTAAAAACGCAATAACCATTATTTTATTTGTGATGGTTGCCTTTGTCGCAATCAACGAACCAAACTTTTTATCAATCGCAAACATACGCAGTGTGAGTACAAACGTTGCAGTGCGTTTCATCGTAGCACTTGGTATTAGTGGATGTTTGATTGTTAAAGGGACCGACTTGTCTGCTGGGCGTATTATTGGTTTAGGAGCTGTTGTCGCTGCAAGTTTACTTCAACGCTACGACTATGCTGATAAATTCTTCCCTTGGGCAGGCGATTATAACATCTTCGCAATCCTTCTCTTAATTGTTGTCATTACAACATTACTTGGGATGATCAACGGGATTGTCATTGCTTACTTCAGTGTACCACCATTTATCGCAACCTTAGGGATGCAAGTTATTGTCTATGGGATTAACTTAATCTATTCTAAAGGGCAACCAATTGGTGCTTTAAAACCAGAGTTTTCACGAGTTGCAACAGGAAATCTGTTTGGAATCCCATACCTTGTGATTATCGCAACGGTCATTGGACTCATTGTTTCCTTTGCATACCGTAAAACACGGTATGGTAAATACATGTATGCAATTGGTGGAAACGAAAACGCTGCAGAAGTATCTGGGGTTAATGTTAAACGTTCAAAAATTAAGATTTATGCACTTGCTGGTCTATTCTATGGTATTGCAGGGTTCTTACTTTCTGCGAAATCAGGAGGTGGCTCCATTAGTTATGGTACAGGTTATGAACTTGAAGCGATTGCTGCCGCAACAATCGGTGGTGTTTCCACAACCGGTGGTGTTGGTTCAGTATCGGGTGTCTTAACCGGTGTTCTTGTATTTGAACTTATGAAAACCGCCCTTCAATTTATGGGTATCGATACCGCGATGCAATCTGTAATTCAAGGTGTTATTATTATTGTAGCGGTAGCCGTTGATATTCGTAAGTACATTGCGAAAAAATAA
- a CDS encoding glycoside hydrolase family 1 protein encodes MNTRFPEGFLWGGATAANQLEGAYLTDGKGPSVSDAMPGGKARMQIASQPDFDWDILENRYVYPNHIGIDHYTRFKEDIALFAEMGFKVYRFSIAWSRIFPTGTETQPNEQGLKFYDELIDTCLSYGIEPLITISHYEMPLNLAKMGGWQNRDCIAHFERYAKTVLTRYKDKVKYWLTFNEINVGVFFPLLSLGISNKHGGFEKKVALKGLHNQFVASALATKIAHELNPDIKVGCMIIYMTSYAVDANPINQIALHEFNQIFNYYCADVQVRGEYPSFTNKFFKKYGITWDDLGVEHDDFAILKAHPVDFISFSYYMSSVVDETSPESEKAEGNMISGVKNEFLESSDWGWQIDPQGLRLALNQLYERYQVPLIIVENGLGAYDKVEDGKIHDTYRIDYLKKHIIAMHEALEDGVDLFGYTPWGCIDLVSASTGEMSKRYGFVYVDLDDEGNGTMDRLRKDSFEWYKNVIKTNGESL; translated from the coding sequence ATGAATACACGTTTTCCTGAAGGGTTTTTATGGGGTGGTGCGACCGCAGCAAACCAATTGGAAGGTGCATACTTAACAGATGGTAAAGGACCATCCGTTTCGGATGCCATGCCAGGTGGCAAAGCACGGATGCAAATCGCTTCACAACCTGATTTTGATTGGGACATTTTAGAGAACAGATATGTTTACCCAAATCACATTGGCATTGATCACTATACACGGTTTAAAGAGGACATTGCATTGTTTGCGGAAATGGGATTTAAAGTCTATCGATTCTCAATTGCTTGGTCACGCATTTTCCCAACCGGGACTGAAACACAACCCAATGAACAAGGATTGAAGTTTTATGATGAACTCATTGATACCTGTTTAAGTTATGGTATTGAACCCCTGATTACCATTTCACACTATGAAATGCCGTTAAATCTTGCGAAAATGGGTGGATGGCAAAATCGTGATTGCATTGCTCATTTTGAACGATATGCAAAAACAGTGCTCACACGTTATAAAGATAAAGTGAAGTATTGGCTGACATTTAATGAAATCAATGTTGGTGTATTCTTCCCATTACTCAGTCTTGGCATCTCAAACAAACATGGGGGATTTGAAAAGAAAGTCGCACTCAAAGGACTTCATAATCAATTTGTTGCTAGTGCGCTTGCAACCAAAATTGCCCATGAGCTCAATCCTGACATTAAAGTGGGATGCATGATTATCTATATGACATCCTATGCAGTCGATGCCAATCCAATCAATCAGATTGCCTTGCATGAATTCAATCAAATCTTCAACTATTATTGTGCAGATGTCCAAGTTCGGGGTGAATATCCAAGCTTTACCAACAAGTTCTTTAAGAAGTATGGCATTACCTGGGATGATTTAGGCGTTGAACACGATGACTTCGCGATTCTCAAAGCACATCCTGTTGATTTTATCTCATTCTCATACTACATGTCATCCGTTGTGGATGAAACCAGTCCTGAATCTGAAAAAGCAGAAGGCAATATGATCAGTGGTGTTAAGAATGAATTCTTAGAGTCCAGTGATTGGGGATGGCAAATTGATCCACAAGGGCTTCGTCTTGCGCTGAACCAGTTGTATGAGCGCTATCAAGTGCCGTTGATTATTGTAGAGAATGGTTTGGGTGCGTATGATAAGGTTGAAGATGGAAAAATTCATGATACCTATCGCATTGATTATCTCAAGAAACATATCATCGCCATGCATGAAGCACTTGAAGATGGTGTTGACCTTTTTGGCTATACACCGTGGGGATGCATTGACTTAGTATCTGCATCCACGGGAGAAATGTCAAAACGCTATGGTTTTGTCTATGTTGACCTTGATGATGAAGGAAATGGAACGATGGATCGCCTTCGTAAAGATTCTTTTGAATGGTATAAAAATGTCATCAAAACAAATGGTGAATCCCTATAA
- a CDS encoding DNA-3-methyladenine glycosylase I, producing the protein MECVRCDWAHRHPLEQDYHDTYWGVPVYDDLELFKMLMLECNQAGLSWTTIIKRMDSLCEAYDNFDPHILVTYDDQKVQALMQNEGIIRNRLKINAAITNAHAYFKVCEAYGSFSTYLWSFVGGTPIMNHPKTHADVPATTDISDALSKSLKKLGFKFVGSTIVYAFMQAVGMVNDHVETCAFKYTLKD; encoded by the coding sequence ATGGAATGTGTACGGTGTGATTGGGCTCATAGACACCCTTTGGAACAAGATTATCACGACACCTATTGGGGTGTCCCTGTTTATGATGATTTGGAATTATTTAAGATGTTGATGCTTGAATGCAATCAAGCGGGTTTAAGTTGGACAACCATCATCAAGCGGATGGATAGCTTGTGTGAAGCCTATGATAACTTTGATCCGCATATCTTAGTTACTTACGATGATCAAAAAGTACAAGCGCTCATGCAAAATGAAGGGATTATTCGAAATCGCTTAAAAATTAATGCTGCCATTACAAATGCCCATGCTTATTTCAAGGTCTGTGAAGCGTATGGCTCTTTCAGTACCTATCTTTGGAGTTTTGTTGGTGGTACTCCCATCATGAATCATCCAAAAACCCATGCTGATGTACCAGCGACAACGGATATTTCGGATGCGCTGAGTAAATCGCTAAAAAAACTTGGGTTTAAGTTTGTTGGTTCTACGATTGTCTACGCGTTTATGCAAGCGGTGGGAATGGTGAATGACCATGTTGAGACCTGTGCCTTTAAATACACCTTGAAGGATTAA